One genomic window of Falco peregrinus isolate bFalPer1 chromosome 18, bFalPer1.pri, whole genome shotgun sequence includes the following:
- the ZPBP2 gene encoding zona pellucida-binding protein 2, with translation MCGVVKRTRKDAAERGAGVPPSCLRRCVTAVPEEKQRSVDLIENNCVYGNTKHEVNVYVKMFTNSPFLVCMNLARSQEEVIDPKYMWIGPDGKNLEGQMYVNLTETGKLMVMGFKESMSGAYTCSLSHKIIEITTQEEREMFEAYKFMVYAYREADHAYQVFVRFTTKECELAANGQFFEELQKILNNIISDLTCHITESSYKCHSVKIPKQGLLHELFVTFQVNPFAPGWEAVCHRVPYDCEDVTNMRVEEARDRIGEFFSRQTYALKHEFQTVPTIHYVDNSFSVTRMDSCRPGFGKNDLTHKDCASCCVVCDPGTYSSNNEVTCRICTRPRVKKYGARSC, from the exons ATGTGCGGTGTGGTCAAACGCAC aagaaaagacgCGGCCGAGCGAGGAGCTGGGGTCCCCCCTTCCTGCCTGAGGCGCTGCG TGACAGCTGTTCCTGAGGAAAAGCAACGTTCTGTTGATCTTATCgaaaataattgtgtttatGGCAACACCAAACATGAAG TTAACGTGTATGTTAAGATGTTTACAAATAGCCCATTTCTAGTATGTATGAATTTGGCTCGTTCTCAAGAAGAAGTAATAGATCCCAAGTATATGTGGATTGGTCCAGATGGAAAAAATTTAGAAG GGCAAATGTATGTGAATCTTACAGAAACAGGAAAGCTGATGGTGATGGGTTTTAAGGAGTCTATGTCTGGAGCCTACACTTGCAGTCTTTCTCACAAAATTATAGAAATTACAAcacaagaagaaagagaaatgtttgAGGCATATAAATTCATGGTATATG CCTACAGGGAAGCTGACCATGCGTATCAGGTGTTTGTTCGCTTTACTACGAAGGAATGCGAGCTAGCAGCTAACGGCCAGTTCTTTGAGGAACTACAGAAAATCTTAAATAACATCATCTCTGATCTGACGTGTCACATCACAGAATCATCCTACAAATGCCATTCTGTCAAGATACCAAAGCAAGGCCTCCTGCATGAGCTATTTGTTACTTTTCAAG TCAATCCTTTCGCACCAGGATGGGAAGCAGTTTGCCATCGGGTTCCTTACGATTGTGAAGATGTGACAAACATGAGAGTTGAAGAG GCAAGAGATCGAATTGGAGAGTTTTTCAGTAGGCAGACATATGCTTTGAAGCACGAGTTTCAAACTGTTCCTACAATACACTACGTGGACAACAGTTTCTCTGTTACTCGCATGGACAGTTGCCGACCAGGTTTTGGGAAAAACGATCTCACCCACAAGGACTGCGCTAGTTGCTGTg TGGTTTGTGATCCTGGAACTTACAGTTCTAACAATGAAGTGACCTGCCGGATTTGTACAAGGCCTCGAGTCAAAAAGTATGGAGCAAGATCTTGCTGA